In one window of Prevotella sp. E13-17 DNA:
- a CDS encoding MFS transporter — protein MKKQRSPWAWIPTLYMAEGLPNVIVTSVAVVLYMQMGLTDAEIGLYTGWLGLPWIIKPFWSPFVDLCKTKRWWVLAMQLLLGSSLAGIAFTLNTDFWFQGTMFCFFLMAFSSATHDIAADGYYMLELDEHQQAWFVGIRNTFYRLAVIFGNGALVPLAGYLQILYPNQNAFTWSLVFYGVAALFIAFWLWHCYLMPKSDADVRNHVTAKEVARGLLNMFKVFFTRMPWRELLCAVVFIMFYRFPEALLNAMSKTFLTRSQEDGGLGLSLAEYGISYGTVGLIGLLLGGIVGGWLASRDGLKRWLWPMVCAITLPDVVYVYMSYAMPDNMVLVSSCIFIEQFGYGLGFTALTLYMLYFSMGPFKTSFYAICTGLSYLGLQVPAMFSGFLKDAVGYQTFFLIVMALCGVTFLVAWFVKIDPEFGKKK, from the coding sequence ATGAAAAAACAACGTTCTCCGTGGGCGTGGATACCTACGCTCTATATGGCTGAAGGACTTCCTAATGTGATTGTGACATCTGTCGCTGTTGTGCTCTATATGCAAATGGGCCTGACCGATGCCGAGATAGGTCTTTACACGGGTTGGTTGGGTTTGCCGTGGATTATCAAACCCTTTTGGAGTCCATTTGTTGATTTGTGTAAGACGAAGCGCTGGTGGGTGTTGGCTATGCAATTGTTGTTGGGCTCATCCCTGGCAGGTATTGCTTTCACACTGAACACGGATTTCTGGTTCCAAGGCACCATGTTCTGTTTCTTTCTGATGGCTTTCTCGAGTGCTACGCATGATATCGCTGCCGATGGCTATTATATGTTGGAGCTCGATGAACATCAGCAGGCCTGGTTCGTTGGTATCCGTAACACTTTCTATCGTTTGGCTGTTATCTTCGGCAATGGTGCCTTGGTACCTCTAGCCGGTTATCTGCAGATCCTTTATCCAAATCAGAATGCGTTCACCTGGAGTCTGGTGTTCTATGGCGTAGCAGCCCTGTTTATCGCCTTCTGGCTGTGGCATTGCTACCTGATGCCAAAGTCGGATGCCGATGTGCGTAATCACGTCACGGCCAAGGAGGTAGCACGTGGCCTTTTGAATATGTTTAAGGTGTTTTTCACCCGTATGCCTTGGCGCGAACTGCTTTGTGCCGTGGTGTTCATCATGTTCTACCGTTTCCCCGAGGCCTTGCTGAATGCAATGAGTAAGACCTTCCTGACACGTTCTCAGGAGGATGGTGGACTGGGACTCTCTTTGGCCGAATATGGTATCAGCTATGGCACCGTGGGACTCATCGGTTTGCTGTTGGGAGGTATTGTTGGAGGCTGGCTGGCCAGTCGCGACGGATTGAAACGTTGGTTGTGGCCTATGGTATGTGCCATCACCTTGCCCGATGTAGTCTATGTCTATATGAGCTATGCCATGCCTGATAATATGGTGCTTGTAAGCTCGTGTATCTTCATCGAACAGTTTGGCTATGGTCTTGGCTTTACGGCGCTCACCCTCTATATGCTCTATTTCAGTATGGGACCGTTTAAGACCTCGTTCTACGCAATCTGTACGGGCTTGTCGTATCTAGGCTTACAGGTTCCGGCTATGTTCTCTGGTTTCCTGAAGGATGCCGTTGGTTATCAGACCTTTTTCCTGATTGTCATGGCACTGTGTGGTGTCACCTTCCTGGTTGCCTGGTTTGTAAAGATAGATCCTGAGTTCGGTAAAAAGAAATAA
- a CDS encoding DUF4922 domain-containing protein, with product MKGTIDFFIPCGDIQDVTPVIEQLRASVIVRNICLLVNKPLDVIPQECTTLVVKDTASTETLKQVARSSLSDYVVLLTKSVPLSLGDGALERMAQAANDSQSAMVYADHWEKKIGEGGEETVEKHPAIDYQLGSIRDDFDFGSLWLVRGSLMRRWAQEETDTLYIFGGLYQLRLYLSRHGELLHLNELLYTEVEYDHRASGVKQFDYVNPANRDVQLEMEQVATDHLKAINALVDVSEVVDVDFDEQNFAVEASVIIPVFNREKTIVDAVKSAMSQETSFKYNVIVVDNHSTDNTSALLREVNHSFTPGKLIVLSPERTDLGIGGCWNLAVNDAHCGRFAVQLDSDDLYSSPKTLQTIVNAFREQKAAMVVGSYRMCDFELNTLPPGLIAHKEWTEENGPNNALRINGLGAPRAFFTPLLRQFQLPNTSYGEDYAMGLMFSRRYRIGRIYDELYLCRRWGGNSDAALSIDRINANNLYKDRLRTMEVLARQRMNADQPTHYDNAIDRFFDRQMKLWADTRRRYRELEHVEIRELAPQNAEQATFDLKVQYNPARIGSTAANISKKALAERPCFLCAKNRPQQQMMKTLDGNYELLVNPFPILPMHFTIPVRRHRPQQIRPMFDEMMQLLDKYPELTVFYNGPRCGASAPDHAHLQAGSTGVLPLQKEWQRLSRNLVTVVEKDDESGIYVIEDYPCPALVIRSSKRRSAERLFMKLHDVMPMIDGETEPMMNIVSWKQDENYIVVVFPRQKHRPDCYYKTEDEQMMISPGALDMAGLIITPRREDFDRIDTDRALAILRECAISNEALQTLVERLKQRVMTPKSDSPAAQWIKSIAADGEPSVTVGIVSGEKLVFQLNGSYTAKGETLTGPQEVSISEGGLLWRGQQYRELRFQPLDDAASFSLNDVTIGVGFHWERQEQQTFRGTLRLVVESDKVLAINELPVEQYLESVISSEMSATSSPELLKAHAVISRSWLLSQKQRRQDAQHATGFFSFIKKDDELLRWHDREEHTLFDVCADDHCQRYQGITRASSPAVAEAIRQTRGQVLVYAGELCDARFSKCCGGRTEEFQYCWEDTPKPYLVSVVDPFCNTKDKRVLQQVLNDYDQETPDFYRWRVEYTREQLSELVNRKLKMDLGDILDLVPLDRGKSGRIWRLKIVGSKRTFIIGKELEIRRTLSESHLYSSDFDVEQHDDRIVLSGRGWGHGVGLCQIGAAVMGEKGYGYDEILLYYYRGAEIKKIYK from the coding sequence ATGAAAGGGACGATAGATTTTTTCATACCTTGTGGTGATATACAAGATGTGACTCCAGTCATAGAACAGTTGCGTGCCAGTGTGATTGTGCGAAATATATGTTTGCTTGTCAACAAACCTCTTGACGTCATTCCTCAAGAATGTACGACACTGGTGGTTAAAGACACGGCATCAACAGAGACACTGAAGCAGGTGGCACGGTCGTCTTTGTCCGACTATGTCGTTTTACTTACAAAATCAGTACCTCTGTCGTTAGGTGACGGGGCTCTGGAGCGAATGGCTCAGGCTGCCAATGACAGTCAGTCGGCAATGGTCTATGCCGATCATTGGGAGAAAAAAATAGGCGAGGGTGGCGAAGAGACTGTAGAAAAGCATCCAGCCATCGACTATCAGCTGGGGTCTATTCGCGATGATTTTGATTTTGGTTCACTCTGGCTGGTGCGTGGCTCACTGATGCGCCGCTGGGCACAGGAAGAAACTGATACATTATATATATTCGGCGGACTATATCAACTGCGTCTCTATCTGAGCCGACATGGAGAGTTGCTGCATCTCAACGAGCTGCTCTACACCGAGGTGGAATATGATCATCGCGCTTCGGGAGTGAAGCAGTTCGACTATGTGAACCCTGCCAATCGCGATGTGCAGTTGGAGATGGAGCAAGTGGCTACCGACCATCTGAAGGCTATCAATGCTTTGGTTGATGTATCAGAAGTTGTTGATGTCGATTTCGACGAGCAAAACTTTGCAGTAGAAGCCTCGGTAATCATTCCTGTGTTCAATCGAGAGAAGACGATTGTGGATGCCGTGAAGAGTGCCATGAGCCAGGAGACTTCCTTTAAGTATAATGTCATTGTGGTGGACAACCACTCTACCGACAACACAAGTGCCCTTTTAAGGGAAGTAAACCATAGCTTTACGCCTGGTAAACTAATTGTTTTGTCTCCCGAAAGGACTGATTTGGGTATTGGAGGCTGTTGGAACCTGGCAGTGAACGATGCTCATTGTGGACGTTTTGCCGTACAATTGGATTCCGATGACCTCTACAGTTCGCCCAAAACATTGCAGACTATCGTCAATGCCTTTCGTGAACAAAAAGCCGCGATGGTGGTTGGCTCTTATCGCATGTGCGATTTCGAACTGAACACTTTGCCGCCAGGACTTATCGCCCACAAGGAGTGGACCGAGGAAAATGGACCAAACAATGCATTGCGTATTAATGGACTTGGGGCGCCACGAGCCTTCTTTACTCCTCTGCTCCGACAGTTTCAGTTGCCCAATACAAGCTATGGCGAGGACTATGCCATGGGACTGATGTTCTCACGGCGTTATCGTATTGGTCGTATCTATGACGAGCTCTACTTGTGTCGCCGGTGGGGCGGTAACAGCGATGCAGCCCTTAGCATTGATCGCATCAATGCCAACAACTTATATAAGGACCGTCTTCGCACGATGGAAGTGTTGGCACGTCAGCGCATGAATGCCGACCAGCCGACCCATTACGACAATGCCATAGATCGATTCTTTGATCGTCAGATGAAGTTGTGGGCCGATACCCGCCGTCGTTATCGTGAATTGGAACATGTAGAGATTCGAGAATTGGCACCTCAGAATGCCGAACAAGCCACTTTCGACTTGAAGGTGCAGTATAACCCAGCACGCATTGGTTCCACTGCTGCCAACATTTCCAAGAAGGCTTTGGCCGAGCGTCCCTGCTTTCTGTGTGCCAAGAATCGTCCGCAGCAGCAGATGATGAAGACGTTGGATGGGAACTACGAGTTGCTGGTCAACCCCTTCCCCATACTCCCCATGCACTTTACTATTCCCGTGCGCCGCCATCGTCCGCAGCAGATTCGCCCCATGTTTGACGAGATGATGCAGTTGTTGGACAAATATCCCGAGCTGACAGTCTTCTATAACGGACCACGTTGTGGCGCATCGGCTCCCGACCACGCACATCTGCAGGCAGGAAGCACAGGTGTGCTGCCATTACAAAAAGAGTGGCAGCGCTTGTCGCGCAATCTGGTGACAGTGGTAGAGAAAGATGACGAGTCAGGTATCTATGTCATCGAGGATTATCCCTGTCCGGCGTTGGTCATCCGTTCGTCTAAGCGCCGCAGCGCCGAGCGCCTTTTCATGAAACTTCACGATGTGATGCCCATGATAGATGGCGAGACTGAGCCAATGATGAACATTGTGTCGTGGAAACAAGATGAGAACTATATCGTCGTGGTGTTCCCACGCCAGAAGCACCGTCCCGACTGCTACTACAAGACTGAGGACGAGCAGATGATGATTAGCCCTGGTGCCTTGGATATGGCTGGACTGATTATTACTCCGCGCCGTGAGGACTTCGATCGTATTGATACAGATAGAGCCTTAGCCATACTGCGTGAGTGCGCTATTTCTAATGAGGCGCTTCAGACATTGGTAGAACGATTGAAACAACGTGTTATGACACCAAAGTCCGATTCGCCTGCAGCTCAGTGGATAAAGTCTATCGCAGCCGATGGCGAACCTTCAGTCACTGTTGGTATTGTGAGTGGCGAGAAATTGGTATTCCAACTCAACGGATCCTATACGGCAAAAGGCGAAACACTCACAGGACCACAGGAGGTGAGCATCTCTGAAGGAGGACTGTTGTGGCGCGGACAGCAGTATCGTGAACTGCGCTTTCAGCCCCTTGACGATGCTGCTTCGTTCTCGCTCAACGACGTCACCATTGGTGTTGGCTTCCATTGGGAACGCCAAGAGCAGCAGACGTTCCGTGGCACCCTGCGACTAGTCGTTGAAAGTGATAAGGTGTTGGCTATCAACGAGCTGCCTGTTGAACAGTATCTCGAGAGCGTCATCTCGAGTGAGATGAGCGCCACTTCGTCGCCCGAGTTGCTGAAGGCTCATGCCGTCATCTCTCGTTCGTGGCTGTTGTCGCAGAAACAGCGTCGCCAGGACGCTCAGCATGCCACCGGCTTCTTCTCGTTTATCAAGAAAGACGACGAGCTCTTGCGTTGGCACGATCGTGAAGAGCACACCCTTTTTGATGTGTGTGCCGACGACCATTGTCAACGCTATCAAGGCATCACCCGTGCTTCTTCTCCCGCCGTGGCCGAGGCCATCCGACAAACGCGCGGACAGGTGCTGGTCTATGCCGGCGAACTGTGTGACGCACGCTTTTCGAAGTGTTGCGGTGGACGCACCGAGGAGTTCCAGTATTGTTGGGAAGATACGCCCAAACCATACCTTGTATCCGTGGTTGACCCCTTCTGCAATACCAAAGATAAGCGTGTGCTTCAGCAGGTTTTAAACGACTATGATCAGGAAACGCCCGACTTCTATCGCTGGCGTGTTGAGTACACGCGAGAGCAACTCAGCGAGTTGGTAAACCGCAAACTGAAGATGGACCTGGGTGATATCCTCGACCTGGTACCCCTAGACAGAGGCAAGAGTGGACGCATCTGGCGACTGAAGATTGTAGGTTCCAAGCGTACGTTTATCATCGGCAAGGAACTCGAAATTCGTCGTACACTCAGCGAGAGCCATCTGTATAGCTCTGACTTCGATGTAGAGCAGCACGACGACCGCATCGTTCTTAGCGGACGCGGATGGGGACATGGTGTAGGCCTTTGTCAGATAGGTGCTGCCGTGATGGGTGAGAAGGGCTATGGCTATGACGAGATTCTCCTGTATTATTATAGAGGTGCAGAAATTAAGAAAATCTATAAATGA
- the epsC gene encoding serine O-acetyltransferase EpsC encodes MEQDGLNEVLQRNVAKLSKLSDRERDMMPAGLAPMPSVEEVRRIVSLCKDIIFTDYFHKRQSDEKMRSYHIGVSMDELYTLLKRQIARGMQFCEDCDCTEDAVLRAAEDLALKFIDELPEVKRLLYTDVEAMFQSDPAATNYGEVIYCYPVMNTMTHYRIAHVLHKMQVPVIPRIITEQAHSKTGIDIHPGAEIGEYFAIDHGTGVVIGETAIIGNHVTLYQGVTLGAKSFRYDENGNMLNIPRHPIIEDHVTVYSNASILGRITIGHNSVIGGNIWVTSNVPPYSRIQQSRAIDASFQGGLGI; translated from the coding sequence ATGGAACAGGACGGACTGAACGAAGTGCTACAGAGAAACGTAGCAAAATTGTCGAAACTGTCGGACCGCGAGCGTGATATGATGCCTGCAGGTTTGGCACCCATGCCAAGCGTAGAGGAAGTAAGACGCATCGTGAGCCTGTGTAAGGATATCATCTTCACCGACTACTTCCACAAGCGTCAGAGCGACGAGAAGATGCGCTCATACCACATAGGTGTGAGCATGGACGAACTCTACACCCTGCTAAAACGACAGATAGCTCGCGGCATGCAGTTCTGCGAGGATTGCGACTGCACGGAAGATGCCGTGCTACGGGCTGCCGAAGATCTGGCACTGAAGTTCATCGACGAGTTGCCCGAGGTGAAGCGTCTGCTATACACCGACGTGGAGGCTATGTTCCAGAGCGACCCCGCCGCCACCAACTATGGCGAGGTGATCTATTGCTATCCGGTGATGAACACCATGACGCACTATCGCATAGCTCACGTGCTGCACAAGATGCAGGTGCCGGTGATACCGCGCATCATCACCGAACAGGCTCACTCGAAGACGGGTATCGACATTCATCCAGGTGCCGAGATTGGCGAATACTTTGCCATAGACCACGGCACTGGTGTGGTGATTGGCGAGACGGCCATCATTGGCAATCACGTCACGCTGTACCAGGGTGTGACGCTGGGTGCCAAGAGTTTCCGCTACGACGAGAATGGCAACATGCTGAACATTCCGCGCCACCCCATCATCGAAGATCATGTCACGGTCTATTCAAACGCTTCTATCCTGGGGCGCATTACCATTGGTCACAATTCGGTGATTGGTGGCAACATCTGGGTGACGAGCAATGTGCCTCCCTACTCTCGCATACAGCAAAGCCGAGCTATCGATGCCTCGTTCCAAGGCGGACTGGGCATTTAG